The sequence TGGTACAGAGCATGCATGTCCTGAAGGGTTGCCAGCAGTCCGAAGACCGTCAATGGGCTGCCATGGACACGGAGATCTCCAGCGTGACGTTCACGGATGAGCTGCTCGAAACGGCGAGCGACCTCTTGTGCATGAATCTGTTCGATCGGCGAATCCTGATGTGGCGTCGGGGTCTCACCCGTCGCAAGTTGATAGCAAAACGTCGAAACCACCGAGTTGTAATACGGCCTTCCACCTTCTCCGAAGACACCCGGCAAGATCACGTTGCTCAGCGAGCCGCCGTGTTGATCCGCCCACTCGCGCAGCACAGCTGTTGCGGCCCGTTTCGATGCGCCGTACGCCGTATCGCGCTCGATATGTGTGGAGGAAGAGAAAAGCACATGGGCACGGCTTTCCGTTTGCTGAAGGGCCGACACGAGTTGGTGAGTCAATTCGAGATTGATACGCGCCACCATGGCGTCGTCACCCCGATTCATCCCTGCGAGGTGAATCACGGCGTCGCAACCTGACACCACTTCAGGAAGGGTATCGTTTGTAAAGGTTTCGCGGGTCGCAGCACGAACCGTAACATCCTGAAGACTCCGCAGGTACGCAAGCACGTGGGTGCCGAGCAACCCACCGGCCCCGGTCACTGCGACTGTTAGCGGGCGTGCCATTGTTCCAGTTCTCGTTGGACACTGGGAAGAGAGCGCAGGAGCGTTTCAACCTGAGGCACCGTCAGCCGTTCGGTATTGTGCGAGGTGTAATCGTCAATCTGCAGTTCTTCCAGGTTACCTTCGGTGAAATATTTGGCGTAGTTCAGGTCGCGGTCGTCCATTCTGACACGAAGATAATCTCCCATGTCTTCAGAACGTGCAATTTCGCCTGCTGTCGCCAACGTTTCCAGAAGTTTCTCGGCGTGCCGCGTCCCGATAATCTCCACTGGAACACTGGACTGAAACAGGTTCTTGAGAGCCTGCGCCAGATCCGCCACGGTACACGCTGGCGCTTTCCGGACAAACAGATCACCCTGGTGAGCGTGCTCGAACGCAAACAGAACGAGATCAATGGCACTCCGCAGCGACAACAAAAAGCGGGTCATGTTGGGATCTGTGACGGTAAGAGGGAGTCCCTGTTTGATCTGACCAATAAACAGCGGAATGACCGAGCCCCGCGAGTACATCACGTTTCCGTAGCGCACACAGGAAATCATGGTGTCGCCTGCTCCCAACCTCCGCGCTGCCGCAGTCGCGACCTTTTCCATCAGTCCTTTGCTCATGCCCATCGCATTGACCGGCATCACTGCTTTGTCGGTGCTCAAGCAAACCAGTGACCGCACTCTGTGAGCAATCGCAGACTCGACAACGTTATGGCTGCCCACGATATTGGTCATCACAGCCTGCATTGGAAAGAACTCGCAACTCGGTACCTGCTTCAGCGCAGCGGCATGAAACGCCAGATCGACTCCATCCATGACCTGATCGACACTGCTTCGATCGCGGACGTCACCGATATAGAATTTGATCTTTGAATTTTTCAACTTCACGCGCATGTCTTCCTGTTTCAGTTCGTCACGACTGAATATTCGAATCTCCTTAACATCTGTATCCTTGATGAGTTGAAGTAATTCATTTCCAAATGAACCTGTGCCGCCGGTAATCAGCACCGTTTGTCCATTGATGTTAGGCAATGCCGTATTTTGTGTCATTCTTGCTTTCTCCTTATAGACGCCCTCTCCTTCCAAGGCACGTCATTTCCATAGGGGCAACTTATCGGCCAGTCGTCTGCAACAGATCGAGATTTTCCTGCAAAGCATGGTGGTCTTCTGCCACCCGTCTCGCATACGCCTGGCAGGCAGCGGCGCGCTCCAATTTGCGTTCAGGCGAGTCCTGCAGGAGGGCCAGCACAGCGTCGGCAAACTGCTGGGGATCGGAAAGTGGCAGAACGTCTCCTACCCCTGCACTCCTGAAATCTTGCCACGAAGTTTGATCACTGAGCACCACTGGACAACCTGCCGCCAGTGACTCCCAAATGACGTGTCCATAATTTTCTCCAAGAGTGGGGAAAAGAAAGACATCGTACCCGTTAAGTATGTTGCGCACTTGATCGTAGGGAACCACGCCTTTGTACTCCGCATGAATATGCACGGGAAGCTCCATCAATGCGTGTTTGCATTTTTCCCAGTATGCCTGATCTTCCAGCGGACCATAAATATGGAAGTCGAAAGGAACCGAGATCCGTTTGAGCACGTCTATCACATACAATAAATTCTTCATGGGGGAAACTCGTGAAATAAATACAACCCGTCTGCGGTCTATGTCTATCGTCGTTGGAATAGCATCGACAAGAGGGGTAAGATCAACTGCCACCTTGACGGAGACCGGTCCAAGAGTGCGGTAGATATCCCGTAATTCAAAAATTGTTGATGCCTGGAATGTCGTAACAGATCTAGTAAGACCAAAAATCCTGAAAAAACTTAAGTAAAGACGCTTCTTTCTGCGCTTGAGCGCCAGCGCAGCCGATGAGAATTCACCTCGTGGTGCAAGAATGATCGGTACATTAAACGAATTTATCCGCTGGCATATGAGAGCTCTGATCGTAGTTATAGAAAAAAAGCTATTGAGATAAAGGACAGGAATACCATACAGTTTAAGATATGTCTTAAAATGACTTGGGTTAAATTGACTTGATGGCAGATATATGACATCAGCCCCGTTGACCTGGTAAATATTATTTATGAAAATATCTCCATACACGGATCCATCTATGTCGTAGTTTCTCGTCACTATTAAAAATTTTACTTTTCCGTCTAGGCGCTGCGTCAAGTTAGAGATAGCCGTCACAGGACCACCAGAAAGTCTGCCGGGGAGATAGTGGTCAATAACAATAAGTATATCATATTTTTTCAAAAGAATTTCCCCCTTAAAACCCAGCTTGACGGGCTATTTATCTGAATACCACACAACGCTTTCCAAGCTTGATTTAATCTTGCTATTAATATCACCAAAAGATATTAATAGAGATGGAATTAATGTGAAAAAAAAGTATATCAAGGATGATACGAGGAGATAGACGTGTATATTACCGAAGTATAAAGCTGGAATAACTACAACTATGCTTATTAATCCCGAAGTCAGTTGAGTTAGGGCTTGGCGCTTGACAAGATTCACGGCACTCATATAGTTATTTTGCACTATTGTTATAGTAACAGCGAAAGTCCTTAAGAGTATCCAAAAAAGGTCAGCACTCTGCACACTAAATCTACTCTGCCCGAGTAGGTCATAAATCGGTTTCTGAAACACGATGACTATTCCACCGAGTATGACTATGAGTGCAGCAGACCACATACACAGCGAAATGATGAGGCGCCTCGATTGGACAAACTGAGAATTGGCCTGCAATCGCCCGAACACGGGCCATAAGGAAGTTGAAAAGAGGGTGATAACGAGAGGGAAAGCGTCAAAAGGCCTTCTAATCACACTTACGTAAGACACTTGGTCTACACCCCCAAAACGGCCTATCAGGAAGGGGTCGAGCGCAAAACCAAGGATATAAGCTACTTGTATGACAGTAAAATAGCCTCCTGTACGCAGGATATCTAAGTTGGCTACTACCGTTTCCTTTAGGCTTTTCCTTTTATGGGATAAGTACGCATTTTTCATGTCTCGGCGCGTAAAAAATATGCCGTTGCAGTAAGCAGCCACCACAGGAGGCAAAAGAGTCGCCACAGTTAACCATCTGATCTCTGGATGAATAAATAAAACAATCAAAGATAAAAAAAGCGCAGCAGCTTTACCTACTCCTTCCCAAATTACACTTTCGTGGCCGCGCTCTAGGGCAAGCTGAACTCTCGACCAAAGCGTGGGAGGGATTCCAAGGCAAAAAATTCCGAGGGATAAGAGTAGAGTTTGAAGGAGCTCATCTTGTTGGGTAGCATGATTAAGAGTTCTTACGTATAAAAATATCATTAAAGAGCCAAGTAAGAACCAAAAAATTGCCAAAACCCTTAACAAATAGGAAACTTCTAGAATTGATGTGATGCCTTTTAAAATACTTCCCGTAGTCCTGTTTAAATCAGCAATTTTGTTGATAACTCCATTTGAAATGCCAAAGTCAGGGAAAGCAATGACTGTGGAAATAAGTGTCGCCAAAAACCAGAAACCATAATGAGTTACGCCCAAGGTATGAATAATTAATGGCGTAAGGACAAGAGTAGTAACGATTGCAAAACCTCTAGCAAAGATAGAGGCCAAGCCATACTGAAATACACTACTGCTCGTTATTGTGCGTAACCGACTCATCATTTTTGAGAGGTAAATCTCATGATTTCCTTGACGCTTCTTGCATCCGTAACAGTGGTTTTGACGACATGTGGCTTTTTAAAAGTGGATCTGATGAGAAGATAGGCAAATAAAATACTGATGGTGGTGATAAAAACAGAGTTGAACTGTCGAATTGAATAGAAAACCGTACCCATAGCCGAAGCATAAATAATAATATTTGGTGATATTTGAGCAATTTTACTTATTTTTAAATAGCTATTTGTTCTTGCCTCCAACAATCCCAAGAGTATCCCTTGAAGCCCACATACAATTAAGCCCCAGGAAAATCCAAAATCAGCATACGCTGTAGCACCAAACGTAGCGGCTGTGGAATGGAAGCTTGAAAAGAAGCCAGGATCAATGACCTGGGGAAACCAGTTCTCCAGTTGAGGAGGCTTCTCAGGCCAGAGCGTCTTAGGTATCCAAAAGAGGAGGAGGGTGAGGTGTTCTTTTCCTTGTTCAAACCCTGCCAATGGGAAATAATTATGCATTTGGCTAAACGATTGTACAACACCTTCTGAAAAGCTTGATATATCGATTCCCTGTACGGTACCAGACACAATCGCAGCCTCTCCCCCCACCCTCGAGTTTTTCATAAAGTTGGTGATGAACAACAATACACCAGCAAGCGCAATAAATTGTGGAACGTTAGAAATTCTAACTGAAAAAATTTTCAACACCATGAAGACCATCGAAAGTACCGTTGTCACTATTACAGACCGGACACCAAGAAAAAACTGAGTAATAATGAGAGGGCTGACAAATAGCATGGCTCTGAGAATGTAATTAAATTTGAGTGGCTGATTAATATACTCCTTTTTTGCAAAAAGTACATATATCGTTGCGGCGGGTAAAATACTGGAAGCCAGACCCCCAAGACCAGCGACAATCGCTTCAAGTGTGCTATGAGACGTTTCGACCGCAAGAGTGTCAAGTCTTCCATATTTAAATGTTGTAAACGCGAGCGGTATAGCATAGATGAAATAGATGCCATACATAATACTTAACATCACATAGGTAATATTTGTCGGACGCAAATCTTCGTCAGCATTGCGAATAGAGTCATTAACATCGAAAAGATTTAAAAAAGACGTTACAAAACAAATGAATGAAAACGACAAGCATATGAAAAGTGATGCAGATTCATATGCCGATAAGCCAGCAACATAAATAATTTTTGTTCTGTTATAAAGTGCTTCGCTTAACACAATCACGATGAATCCAATACACCATGCCTGCAGAGGCCGGATATTAAATGGGGTTTTAGTAAATAGAATTATAATAGTTATGAGCGCAGCCGCACCGGTCAAAATATATTCGTATGTATCATCTAAAAAATAACATCCTATAAAGTTCAACAAAAATATTATACAAATTGAAGTGTATTGTGGTGATAGCATACGTGTACGCATATTTTGCACTCCCTAGATCTACAATTTCACAGAATTTATAAAAGATGAGCTGATTTTATTACCTTTTCTGGCGCCAGGACAGGTCGGAAACATATAGATTTCTGTCCTCTAGGGTTTTACCATATGGATTAATAAGAGTAACAGTCAACGGAGAATTTTCAAGAGGAATCTGAACATTGATTGCCTGATCAGAGGTGTCTAGTTCCTTTTTTATATGGCTATTTTGAGAAAAACGGATCCTCGGAAACGCACCTTTTCCTTTTCGACCGGTGAGGTTCAGGCTCAAAAGACCTTGCCCACACGGCTCAAACACGATCGGGACCTGAGTAACCAATGTAGCCAATCGAGCTTCTGGATACCATTGACCGCCCGTTGCTTCTGAGACGCTGATCTGAAAACCAGAACACTGATCACCCTTAAACTCTACATCGTTCAGCAGCGCAACTCGAACATCTGCTAAGTAAAAATCATTCAAATAAGCAAGGATCAAACGCCCAGGTTGCGGAATCTGTATATCAACTGTTCGTTGCCGTGTAAAGCTTTCAGAAGCGAGCTGATGACCGTTCAAAACGACATGTAAAATAGGAGACGAGCCTGCAACCGTATTGCCATGTGCTGTAACACTTAGAGTTCCGGACGTACAGACCACAGCCTCTACCCACGAGACCGAAAGAAAATCAAAACCGTTGCCTTGAGGCACATTAGCATGGGGTACGCCCTGATAGGCAACCTTAAACTGCGGAGGGGACTGACAGGGCGAATCCGGTACGGCATCGATAAGTGAGGGACTCGACTGCGACTGTGGAGACGTGGTCAAGGTCAACACCGTACTGACCAAGCCACCACACAGCAATAGGAGGGCCACTGCACGCCAATTCAAGGCTTCACCTTCACGGTCCAGTTCCTGCTCGCCAAGGCGACGACTGAAAAGCTTGACGACCCTGGGAGCAGCCGCAGTTGCAGATTTTGGGTTTTCATAGGAAGGAGATCACTTGTGAGTGTGAGCAGCGGCGAGCGGTTTCCCGACACAGTGAACGCCGTGCTCAACAGACTGGTACAGAAGCGAGCACAACTCTCCAAATCAGCACGGTAACTTCCAGCGGGAATTTGGAATTGAGCGTACGTTGTATATGCCTGTGTAGACTGAACTTCTGTAGGTGCCACGAACAGATTGAGGGCATACTTCGACGGTCCGATCGGCACAGTTGAACTTCTCAGACCAAGAAACAGCGGTAACGACAGAACTAGAGCGAGGCCCACCGTAAAAGCACCCACAGACCACTGAAGCCGCTTCAGATTCAGCAATTGCATACCAGCGACGATCCAAAAGACTTCAGCAAAAAACGGATTGGGTACCAGAATCGTGTTATCCGTAATAGTAGACACCAACATCCCACTGATAATGGCCCCAGCCAGAGGATTTTGGCCTTGTAGGGTGGCATACCCGATCAGCCCTAACAAGATAAAAAACCCAGCAAGGCCCAGCGGTCCAGTTTCAGCCCATTGTTGAAGCGTTAGGTTATGTGCGATAAGCCATGGATTATCAAGGTGAGCCAGCCACGCTGGACAATGCAGCGGGACGCCGTCTGGTCCCAGAAACAAGCTACAGGGATTGGAAGGTGAGGTCAGGTATTTCCCCAAGCGGTAGCTGCCTACGCCTGCCAGACGATAGCTGTGTATGACCGAGAGCGTGTCGTACCACACCACATCTCGTCCGGTCGTATCGCTGCTAACAAGCCGGGTGACCGCACTGATGCCCAGACGGTCTCCCACATAGACACCACTCAGAAGCAAGAGAGATCCGAACAAGGCGCCCATGGCGGCCTGGATACCCCGCCGAATACCAAATCCGACAAGACAGCCGATGAAGGTCGCCAGCAGTGGACCGCGGCTCCCGGAAAGCAGAAGAATCACCAAACCGGCTACCCCTAGGGGCAATCGCCACCACCATCTGCCACTAGCAAAGAGAGCAAGCCAGATACCGAAGACGCCACTCAGTCCAAGGGCAATCGCTGTCATATACGGATGACTGAGGCGGCCTGTAAGAAAGTTAAATCCGTTCGCAGCTCCGTACAATGCGGCACTGAGATACACAATCAGCAGCCCTGCACCCAACGGTTTCAAAAGTGCAGCTCGTTGCACAAGCACACCGATACCCACTAGGCCACCAATGAGGAGGCTGCGTACCAGAGCCAACGCACTTGCGAGAATTGGCTCGGGCGCCAATAAGGCTGCGACCTGCTGAGTCAGGGCATAGCACAGGAGAATAAACAGAACGACGTTCGGCAGACGTCGCAGGGCAGGCAACGCCAAAACACACAGCGGCACGATAGGGTAAATCACTGGCAGAGCGCCTAGCCACCAGACGACCCATTGAGGTGGGGAAGCGTCAGGGTTAGGATACTTCGAATCCGGAGGCAGCCGCACACGCTGAATATAGAGGAAGCGCTTTGAATGAAGCTATGGAAACGTTCGAAGCGACCGAAAGCGCTTCAGAGGACACTCACCGATGCAGCGTGAAATTTTAGGGCGCTTATGAAGCAGGCTTTTGACACACTTGATACCGAAGCTCGACAACTCGGCTAGTCCACCGCAGGCCAAGGTAGAACCTATTTATAAGCTCATACCGAAATAAGGACGAACCGCGACCTGATGATACCCGACAGTATGAAAACGGAAGAATCTTAAAATTGGTTACACCTATCAGGCTTAAAAATAAACAATACACATCAAATTGTGTTTATTAAGGAGTATAAAAGCGTGAAATTAGTTAGAGAAACAAGTGAGCTCACCAAAAGGTACGATGTTCTAATTGTAATAAGTCATTACTTACCCGGTCGCTCATCTGGTGGGCCAGTAACCTCAATTGAGAATTTGGTTAAAAAGCTGGGCAATCAGATACGTATTGTGATCGTTACACAAAATTATGACCTAGACGGGTCTTTATACAGCAATATTATACCCCTGCAAGTATATAAAGTTGAAAATGCAGATGTTATATATTTAAATAAGGAAGATTTTAGATTCTCTACCATACAGGGATTAGCCGAACAATTAAAGGTAAGCTGTATATATCTCAACAGCTTCTTTTCAAAAATTACCGTAGAATCACTCTTTCGTATGTGGCTTTTGAGGAAGAACATCAGAGTAGTGGTGGCAGTTCGGGGAGAGTTTTCTCCCGGTGCACTTAAGATCAAAGCATGGAAAAAGCAACTATACATCAAGCTAAGTCGGAACATCGGCATTATGCGACACGTTATATTTCAGGCAACAAGTGCGCGAGAAGAACATGATATTACCAAAAATCTCGGAAAAGTGCAGACTATGATTTCTATGGATATACCAGCTGACATCGAAATGATAACAACGAGTGAAAAGCACGCAAATTCAACCACCAAACTAGTATTCATATCCAGAATAGTACCGATGAAAAATCTAACATATGCTTTACGCTGTTTATCAAAGGTAAAAGGTGATATAATTTTTGATATTTTTGGCACGCTCGAAGATCACGATTACTGGGAGGAATGTAAAAATATTATTGCTGAACTACCACCAAATATAAGAGTAAAATATAACGGCGTACTTAAACACGATATGGTAAGAAAAAAATTCCAAGAATACGATGCATTTCTATTTCCCACAGCGGGTGAGAATCTAGGGCATGTTATTTTTGAATCTCTTTCAGCGGGTTGCCCTGTAATTATAAGTGATCAAACTCCATGGCAAGATTTGGAGTGCAAAGGCGTCGGATGGGTCATCCCCCTTGAAAAACCAGATATATTTACAGACACTATTCAAAATATAATGAAAGAGACTGCGGGCGAGAAGCATGAAAGAAGCGGAAAGTGTCTCAAATATGCGATAGACATTTCGCAAGACAAAGACATGATTAAAAAAAATCTGGAGTTGTTTGGAATTCAGACAAGATAAATAACAACGGGATGACTGGAGGTATATAGTAGCATTACCGGTCATCCCTTCGTTTTGCCCTATGCTATAAGCTCCAACATCTTCCCGGAAGACAGTTTCTTGGCAAAACAGATTTTACATCAATAAATATTCCTTGACTGTTCAACATACCTAGTAATTTTTCCTGCGAATAATCTAAGTAAAATTGATGCGGAACAGCAAGAATGAGTCCGTCCAAATCTTTCAACTCATCAAAAGTACACAAGCTCAAATGATACTCTTTCTGCACTTCCTCGGTGGAAAGAAGAGGGTCATGTATGAGAGGATCAATACCAAACTCCCTGAGTTCTGCGACAATATCAGGTATTCGACTATTTCTAAGATCAGGAACATCTTCCTTATAAGTAAGACCTAGAATTCCAACTCGTGCTTCTTTTAAAGACACTTCCGCCGACGTTAGCATTTTTACCAGCTTTTGAGCAACAAATACACCCATTGAGTCATTCACACGCCGCCCAGCAAGTATTACTTCGGGTGTATAGCCGATTTCCTGTGCTTTCTGAGTTAAATAATAGGGATCAACACCAATACAGTGCCCACCAACGAGTCCAGGCCGGAAAGGGAGAAAATTCCATTTTGTTCCAGCCGCTTCAAGCACATCCAGTGTACTAATATCCATACGATCAAAAATAATCGCAAGTTCATTGACCAGCGCAATATTCAAATCTCGTTGAGTATTCTCGATAACTTTAGCCGCTTCAGCAACTTTAATCGTAGAGGCACGATGAAGACCTACCTCAACGATTACTCCATAAATGTCACAGACGCGATTTAATGTTTCCTCATCTTGCGCAGAAACGACTTTGACAACATTCCGAAGCGTATGAACCTTGTCGCCTGGGTTAATGCGCTCGGGACTATAACCCAACTTAAACTGCACATACTTTTTAAGCCCCGAAACTTCCTCTAAAACAGCACCGCAAATTTCTTCAGTTACGCCAGGGTAGACTGTCGACTCATAAATAACAAGGTCACCTTCTTTAAGATACTTACCGATCGTTCTGCTTGCACTAATCAATGGGCTGAGATCTGGACGCTTATATTCGTCAATAGGAGTTGGCACAGTTACGATAAAGACTGAACGATCAACGAGGCAAGTCTCATCCGACGAAAAAGAAAGAGAGGAGAGTTTTAAATCTTCACTGTCAGTCTCATTGGATCGGTCAACATAGTTAGCCAGCTGCTGAATCCGGGAAGTTAGAATGTCAAACCCCACTACATCAGGAAAAGCTTTTGCAAGCTCTAATGCCAATGGCAGTCCAACGTAACCAAGGCCAATGATCGCTATTTTTTCAGGAGAAGTATTTACTTGATATTTTATCACGGATACTCCAATACATTTAGAAGAAATGTCAACAAAAACATGAATACCATGACATAAATTGGTTAGTCTATCTACCCTCCATAAATTCTAGCGACCGAGTGCGCTCAAAATGAGCACAAGTTCAATATATAAAGAAGAGATCGTCTTATCTCTCATTTTCCAAGTATGGCTGGAATCTCCGACATATTTACGCACCCTATTAGGATGGATGTAGGATGCGTTCACCTTATGAGTAAATAATGAGTTACACCAGGCTGAGGACGCTTTCGCAGAAGTGATACCCCGCTGCGCCGTTGGAAGAAGATGCAACTGCGCTCTTTAGGAGTCAAAAGTCGACGCTGAACGGAAGAAGTCGACTCTTGGTGACAGCTCACCGGGGGGGGCTTGTAGGAAGCAATGGGATAGAGTAGGCCGTATCGAAGCCTCGACCTGCCCCCACTGTCAACAACTCACAGACGCGTTGCAGGCCGTGAGGGCGGAGTGCGACCGCTTGGCAGCAGAAAATACGGATTTGAAGGCGCGGCTGCAAGCGGACAGCAGCACGTCGAGCCTGCCGCCGAGCACCGACAAGCCGTGGAAGCCGCAGAGCGAGCACGTGAAGACGGGGCGGCCCTCTGGCGGTCAACCCGGCCATGGTGGGAAGACCCTGGAAATGAGCACGCAGCCGGACACCGTGATCGTCCTCCCGGTGAGTGGTCGGTGTGCGTGTGGCCAAGCGTGGGGGAGCGTGCCGGTTCAAGACCGACTGGCTCGGCAGGTTCATGACCTGCCAGAGACGCGCTTGCACGTCACCGAATACCAGGCAGAGGTGAAGATCTGTCCGTGCTGCACGGCCCGGCAGCAGGCGGCGTTCCCCACAACGGTGCCGGGTCAGGTGCAGTATGGCCCGCGCGTGCAAGCGTTGACGACGGTGCTCAACGTCGTGCATTTCATCCCACTGGCACGCACCGCAGAGATCATCCGCACACTGTATGGCAGTGCTCCCAGTGAGGGCACCATCCTGCTGAATCTCAACGTGGCGTCAGAGCGCCTCGAATTCTTCGAGGCGCAGGTCAAAGTGGCGTTGCTGGCTGAACCAGTGCTGTACGCCGACGAGACGGGCAGCAAGGTCAATGGGAAGTTGCAGTGGCTGCACATCCTGACGTGCGCGTCGTACACGCTGTATGGTCATCATCGCAGCCGTGGGTATGACGCGTTGGTGGCGATGGGCGTGCTGCCGGCGTACCGGGGGATGTTGATGCACGATGCGTGGTGCACGTATTTGTCCTTACCGATGGATCACGCGTTGTGCAATGCGCATCTGCTGAGGGAGCTGCGTGGGCTGCACGAGTTCTTCCAGCAGGACTGGGCCGGTGAACTGCGCGGGGCGCTCCAGTTGGTGTATCACCAGCGCAAAACCAAGA comes from Deinococcus ruber and encodes:
- a CDS encoding polysaccharide biosynthesis C-terminal domain-containing protein, coding for MARPLTVAVTGAGGLLGTHVLAYLRSLQDVTVRAATRETFTNDTLPEVVSGCDAVIHLAGMNRGDDAMVARINLELTHQLVSALQQTESRAHVLFSSSTHIERDTAYGASKRAATAVLREWADQHGGSLSNVILPGVFGEGGRPYYNSVVSTFCYQLATGETPTPHQDSPIEQIHAQEVARRFEQLIRERHAGDLRVHGSPLTVFGLLATLQDMHALYQQHIIPDLREDLRRDLFNTYRSYLYPTHYPVSLPLHTDARGSLFEAIKSPNGGQSFLSTTHPGITRGNHYHTRKVERFLVVGGEAEIRLRHLLKREIQSFRVSGERPSYIDIPTLHTHNITNVGTTPLMTLFWTHELFDPARPDTVAELVEPL
- a CDS encoding polysaccharide biosynthesis protein; this encodes MTQNTALPNINGQTVLITGGTGSFGNELLQLIKDTDVKEIRIFSRDELKQEDMRVKLKNSKIKFYIGDVRDRSSVDQVMDGVDLAFHAAALKQVPSCEFFPMQAVMTNIVGSHNVVESAIAHRVRSLVCLSTDKAVMPVNAMGMSKGLMEKVATAAARRLGAGDTMISCVRYGNVMYSRGSVIPLFIGQIKQGLPLTVTDPNMTRFLLSLRSAIDLVLFAFEHAHQGDLFVRKAPACTVADLAQALKNLFQSSVPVEIIGTRHAEKLLETLATAGEIARSEDMGDYLRVRMDDRDLNYAKYFTEGNLEELQIDDYTSHNTERLTVPQVETLLRSLPSVQRELEQWHAR
- a CDS encoding glycosyltransferase family 4 protein, which codes for MKKYDILIVIDHYLPGRLSGGPVTAISNLTQRLDGKVKFLIVTRNYDIDGSVYGDIFINNIYQVNGADVIYLPSSQFNPSHFKTYLKLYGIPVLYLNSFFSITTIRALICQRINSFNVPIILAPRGEFSSAALALKRRKKRLYLSFFRIFGLTRSVTTFQASTIFELRDIYRTLGPVSVKVAVDLTPLVDAIPTTIDIDRRRVVFISRVSPMKNLLYVIDVLKRISVPFDFHIYGPLEDQAYWEKCKHALMELPVHIHAEYKGVVPYDQVRNILNGYDVFLFPTLGENYGHVIWESLAAGCPVVLSDQTSWQDFRSAGVGDVLPLSDPQQFADAVLALLQDSPERKLERAAACQAYARRVAEDHHALQENLDLLQTTGR
- a CDS encoding lipopolysaccharide biosynthesis protein translates to MASIFARGFAIVTTLVLTPLIIHTLGVTHYGFWFLATLISTVIAFPDFGISNGVINKIADLNRTTGSILKGITSILEVSYLLRVLAIFWFLLGSLMIFLYVRTLNHATQQDELLQTLLLSLGIFCLGIPPTLWSRVQLALERGHESVIWEGVGKAAALFLSLIVLFIHPEIRWLTVATLLPPVVAAYCNGIFFTRRDMKNAYLSHKRKSLKETVVANLDILRTGGYFTVIQVAYILGFALDPFLIGRFGGVDQVSYVSVIRRPFDAFPLVITLFSTSLWPVFGRLQANSQFVQSRRLIISLCMWSAALIVILGGIVIVFQKPIYDLLGQSRFSVQSADLFWILLRTFAVTITIVQNNYMSAVNLVKRQALTQLTSGLISIVVVIPALYFGNIHVYLLVSSLIYFFFTLIPSLLISFGDINSKIKSSLESVVWYSDK
- a CDS encoding oligosaccharide repeat unit polymerase; this translates as MNFIGCYFLDDTYEYILTGAAALITIIILFTKTPFNIRPLQAWCIGFIVIVLSEALYNRTKIIYVAGLSAYESASLFICLSFSFICFVTSFLNLFDVNDSIRNADEDLRPTNITYVMLSIMYGIYFIYAIPLAFTTFKYGRLDTLAVETSHSTLEAIVAGLGGLASSILPAATIYVLFAKKEYINQPLKFNYILRAMLFVSPLIITQFFLGVRSVIVTTVLSMVFMVLKIFSVRISNVPQFIALAGVLLFITNFMKNSRVGGEAAIVSGTVQGIDISSFSEGVVQSFSQMHNYFPLAGFEQGKEHLTLLLFWIPKTLWPEKPPQLENWFPQVIDPGFFSSFHSTAATFGATAYADFGFSWGLIVCGLQGILLGLLEARTNSYLKISKIAQISPNIIIYASAMGTVFYSIRQFNSVFITTISILFAYLLIRSTFKKPHVVKTTVTDARSVKEIMRFTSQK
- a CDS encoding O-antigen ligase family protein encodes the protein MIYPIVPLCVLALPALRRLPNVVLFILLCYALTQQVAALLAPEPILASALALVRSLLIGGLVGIGVLVQRAALLKPLGAGLLIVYLSAALYGAANGFNFLTGRLSHPYMTAIALGLSGVFGIWLALFASGRWWWRLPLGVAGLVILLLSGSRGPLLATFIGCLVGFGIRRGIQAAMGALFGSLLLLSGVYVGDRLGISAVTRLVSSDTTGRDVVWYDTLSVIHSYRLAGVGSYRLGKYLTSPSNPCSLFLGPDGVPLHCPAWLAHLDNPWLIAHNLTLQQWAETGPLGLAGFFILLGLIGYATLQGQNPLAGAIISGMLVSTITDNTILVPNPFFAEVFWIVAGMQLLNLKRLQWSVGAFTVGLALVLSLPLFLGLRSSTVPIGPSKYALNLFVAPTEVQSTQAYTTYAQFQIPAGSYRADLESCARFCTSLLSTAFTVSGNRSPLLTLTSDLLPMKTQNLQLRLLPGSSSFSVVALASRNWTVKVKP
- a CDS encoding glycosyltransferase family 4 protein, producing MKLVRETSELTKRYDVLIVISHYLPGRSSGGPVTSIENLVKKLGNQIRIVIVTQNYDLDGSLYSNIIPLQVYKVENADVIYLNKEDFRFSTIQGLAEQLKVSCIYLNSFFSKITVESLFRMWLLRKNIRVVVAVRGEFSPGALKIKAWKKQLYIKLSRNIGIMRHVIFQATSAREEHDITKNLGKVQTMISMDIPADIEMITTSEKHANSTTKLVFISRIVPMKNLTYALRCLSKVKGDIIFDIFGTLEDHDYWEECKNIIAELPPNIRVKYNGVLKHDMVRKKFQEYDAFLFPTAGENLGHVIFESLSAGCPVIISDQTPWQDLECKGVGWVIPLEKPDIFTDTIQNIMKETAGEKHERSGKCLKYAIDISQDKDMIKKNLELFGIQTR